The proteins below come from a single Parazoarcus communis genomic window:
- a CDS encoding AEC family transporter, which produces MTDFLAVLSFSFSVTGPIFIILGLGIWLRRTGMLNDGFIEGGSRIVFSIGLPAVLFLSISKTEFGEATNLALIAFGLIGTFLVFLLLEWVAARWVEPAEDRGVVVQGGFRSNMGIIGLAYCVNAYGDAGLVAAALYLGLVTILFNVLAVVTLSRSLHRRQGTGRMVKGIVTNPLIIGIVLALPVSWLQIPLPKVAVQSAQYFADLTLPLALLCTGATLNFRSLRLEMSNTLLAASSKLVLVPLLFALGGIVAGFRGVDLGVLLLMSSAPTAAASYVMVRAMGGNSVLAANIIALTTLGSILCTSIGIVVLKGLQLM; this is translated from the coding sequence ATGACAGATTTTCTGGCGGTCCTGAGTTTTTCATTCTCCGTCACCGGGCCGATCTTCATCATTCTCGGGCTCGGCATCTGGCTGCGCCGTACGGGCATGCTCAACGACGGCTTCATTGAGGGCGGTTCGCGAATTGTCTTCTCCATCGGCCTGCCGGCGGTGCTGTTCCTCAGCATCAGCAAGACCGAGTTTGGCGAGGCGACCAATCTGGCGCTGATCGCCTTCGGACTGATCGGTACTTTTCTGGTCTTTCTGCTGCTGGAGTGGGTCGCGGCACGGTGGGTGGAGCCAGCGGAAGACCGGGGCGTGGTGGTTCAGGGCGGGTTCCGCTCGAACATGGGGATCATTGGCCTCGCCTACTGTGTCAATGCCTATGGTGATGCCGGTCTGGTCGCGGCAGCGCTCTATCTGGGGCTGGTCACCATTCTCTTCAACGTTCTGGCCGTCGTTACCCTGAGTCGGTCGCTGCACCGGCGCCAGGGCACAGGACGGATGGTGAAGGGAATCGTCACCAACCCGCTGATCATCGGCATCGTGCTCGCCCTGCCCGTATCCTGGCTGCAGATTCCCCTGCCCAAGGTCGCGGTGCAGTCGGCCCAGTATTTTGCCGACCTCACCCTGCCGCTGGCCCTGTTGTGCACCGGCGCGACGCTCAATTTCCGCAGCCTGCGTCTTGAAATGAGCAACACCTTGCTGGCGGCGTCGAGCAAGCTGGTGCTGGTGCCGCTGCTCTTTGCGCTGGGCGGCATTGTGGCGGGCTTCCGCGGCGTTGACCTGGGCGTGCTGTTGCTGATGTCGTCGGCACCGACGGCCGCAGCGAGCTATGTGATGGTGCGTGCGATGGGCGGCAATTCAGTGCTCGCCGCCAACATCATCGCCCTGACCACGCTGGGCTCCATCCTTTGCACCAGCATCGGGATCGTGGTGCTGAAAGGCCTGCAACTGATGTAA
- a CDS encoding lipocalin family protein yields the protein MAGRSLRQHLSGAGLKRAALLLLSVAALSACTSVPDGVTPVSPFELDRYLGRWYEIARLDHSFERGLSDVTADYRLQADGSVEVVNRGYDGKKAEWREAVGRAVFLGERDVGSLKVSFFGPFYGGYHIADLDQPGYRWALVTGPDRDYLWILARTPELPAEVRERLVSKASALGFDTSKLIWVEHKPLDVSAPARASAH from the coding sequence ATGGCTGGGCGATCCCTGCGCCAGCACCTTTCGGGCGCAGGCCTGAAGCGTGCCGCCCTGCTCCTGCTCAGCGTTGCGGCGCTGAGTGCATGCACGTCGGTACCGGATGGGGTGACGCCGGTGTCACCCTTCGAGCTCGATCGCTATCTCGGGCGCTGGTATGAAATCGCGCGTCTCGACCATTCCTTCGAGCGCGGGCTCAGCGACGTGACTGCCGATTACCGCCTGCAGGCGGACGGCAGCGTCGAGGTGGTCAACCGTGGTTACGATGGCAAAAAGGCCGAGTGGCGTGAGGCGGTGGGCCGGGCCGTCTTTCTCGGCGAGCGCGACGTCGGCTCGCTGAAGGTATCCTTTTTCGGGCCCTTCTATGGTGGCTATCACATTGCCGATCTCGATCAGCCGGGCTATCGCTGGGCGCTCGTCACCGGGCCCGACCGCGACTACCTGTGGATTCTGGCGCGCACCCCCGAACTCCCCGCCGAGGTGCGGGAGCGTCTGGTGAGCAAGGCGAGTGCGCTCGGCTTTGATACGAGCAAACTGATCTGGGTCGAGCACAAGCCGCTCGATGTGTCGGCGCCGGCGCGCGCATCGGCACACTGA
- a CDS encoding PLP-dependent aminotransferase family protein has translation MDNRLSCEVIVQAFGKQTATTSSRARLYLSIREAILTRSLDAGTVVPPTRVLAEELGLGRNTVVRAYDQLLVEGYLESRVGSGTFVSDAVSQIASPQPPRRLVGTRQEGMSRRGNAIAGKALSSRVQSGAFMPGLPDVGHFPFPTWRRLLAKQMRREQRHLAQYGYGGYGPLKMVLADYLKVTRMMSCSPRQILILNGSHQALDLCARMLADVGDTVWMEDPGYWGARNVLSAADLRIHPVPVDDNGINPREEDWLKPPRMIFVSPSSQYPTGAVLSLERRLRLLEFAERHRTWVIEDDYDNEVRYHSHPVASLFGLSTAQRVIYVGTFSKVMYPGLRLAYLVVPEDLIEPFTVGNAELYREGRMLEQAALAEFIEGGHFTAHIRRMRGIYEERRDCLRDLLEAKLGDSITSLGGLAGLHLPVRFNFPIDDVQLASDALRDGVVLRALSLYSIAAENRLLGMNLGFAAIPVEQIEAPALKLVRLIETERKRRGCG, from the coding sequence ATGGATAACCGACTGAGCTGTGAAGTGATCGTGCAGGCTTTTGGCAAGCAGACGGCGACGACGAGCAGTCGTGCACGGCTGTACCTGAGCATTCGGGAGGCGATTCTGACGCGCAGCCTCGATGCCGGAACAGTCGTGCCGCCGACCCGTGTGCTGGCCGAAGAGCTCGGTCTGGGCCGCAATACCGTGGTGCGGGCGTATGACCAGTTGCTGGTCGAGGGCTACCTCGAGAGCCGGGTCGGATCGGGGACTTTCGTGTCCGACGCAGTCAGTCAGATTGCCTCGCCACAGCCGCCGCGACGCCTGGTGGGTACGCGCCAGGAAGGCATGTCGCGGCGCGGGAATGCGATCGCCGGCAAGGCGCTGAGCAGTCGCGTACAGTCGGGTGCCTTCATGCCCGGCCTGCCGGACGTGGGGCATTTTCCCTTTCCCACCTGGCGCAGGTTGCTGGCAAAGCAGATGCGGCGCGAGCAGCGCCATCTGGCGCAGTATGGCTACGGCGGCTACGGCCCGCTGAAGATGGTGCTGGCCGATTACCTGAAGGTGACACGGATGATGTCGTGCTCGCCGCGGCAGATCCTCATCCTCAACGGCTCGCATCAGGCGCTCGACCTGTGCGCGCGCATGCTGGCCGATGTGGGCGATACGGTGTGGATGGAGGACCCCGGCTACTGGGGCGCGCGCAACGTGCTGTCCGCGGCCGATCTGCGCATACACCCGGTGCCGGTCGACGACAACGGCATCAACCCGCGCGAGGAAGACTGGCTCAAGCCGCCGCGCATGATCTTCGTCTCGCCTTCGAGCCAGTATCCTACCGGTGCGGTGCTGTCGCTGGAGCGACGCCTGCGCCTGCTCGAGTTCGCCGAGCGCCACCGCACCTGGGTGATCGAGGACGATTACGACAACGAAGTGCGCTACCACTCGCACCCGGTGGCTTCGCTGTTCGGCCTGTCCACTGCGCAGCGGGTGATCTATGTGGGCACCTTCAGCAAGGTCATGTATCCGGGGCTGCGACTTGCCTATCTGGTCGTTCCCGAAGACCTGATCGAGCCATTTACGGTGGGCAACGCCGAACTCTACCGTGAGGGTCGAATGCTCGAGCAGGCGGCATTGGCTGAGTTCATCGAGGGCGGCCATTTCACTGCACACATCCGTCGCATGCGCGGTATCTACGAGGAGCGGCGCGACTGCCTGCGTGACCTGCTCGAAGCGAAACTTGGCGATTCGATCACCTCGCTGGGCGGCCTGGCCGGGCTGCACCTCCCGGTGCGTTTCAACTTTCCGATCGACGATGTACAACTGGCCTCGGATGCCCTGCGCGATGGTGTGGTGCTGCGTGCGCTGTCGCTGTACTCGATCGCCGCCGAGAACCGGCTGCTGGGGATGAATCTCGGCTTTGCGGCCATTCCGGTCGAGCAGATCGAAGCGCCTGCACTCAAGCTGGTGCGCCTGATCGAAACCGAGCGGAAGCGTCGCGGTTGCGGCTGA
- a CDS encoding ABC transporter ATP-binding protein, which translates to MTNQNASAPHVSFRNVQKSYDGETLIVRDLNLDIRRGEFLTLLGPSGSGKTTCLMMLAGFETPTSGEIRLEEQIINKLPPHKRNIGMVFQNYALFPHMSVLDNLRFPLKVRKLPAAEVDAKAKRALDMVQLGSFGSRYPQQLSGGQQQRIALARALVFEPQLVLMDEPLGALDKNLREQMQLEIKHIQQNLGVTVVFVTHDQSEALTMSDRIAVFDKGIIQQIDSAERLYEEPTNAFVANFIGENNALVGKVERIEGHHCDVRLDCGTLIRARTGNVSTGDRTLVSVRPERVVLDESANSCANFLDAVVKEFIYLGDQVRIRVDLCGNHDFTIKTPISNLDHSLRSGDRIRIGMDAAHMRALEPLPAA; encoded by the coding sequence ATGACGAACCAAAATGCTTCCGCGCCCCACGTCAGCTTCCGCAACGTGCAGAAGTCGTATGACGGTGAGACGCTGATTGTCCGCGATCTGAACCTCGACATCCGGCGCGGCGAATTTCTCACTTTGCTCGGCCCTTCCGGATCGGGCAAGACCACCTGCCTGATGATGCTGGCCGGCTTCGAGACCCCGACCAGCGGCGAGATCCGCCTCGAAGAGCAGATCATCAACAAGCTGCCCCCGCACAAGCGCAACATCGGCATGGTGTTCCAGAACTACGCCCTGTTTCCGCACATGAGCGTGCTGGACAATCTGCGCTTCCCGCTCAAGGTGCGCAAGCTGCCGGCGGCGGAAGTGGATGCCAAGGCCAAACGCGCACTCGACATGGTGCAACTGGGCAGCTTCGGCAGCCGCTACCCGCAGCAGCTCTCCGGCGGCCAGCAGCAGCGCATCGCCCTGGCCCGCGCACTGGTGTTCGAGCCGCAACTGGTGCTGATGGACGAACCACTGGGCGCGCTCGACAAGAACCTGCGCGAACAGATGCAACTCGAGATCAAGCACATCCAGCAGAACCTCGGCGTCACCGTGGTCTTCGTCACCCACGACCAGAGCGAAGCGCTGACCATGTCGGACCGCATCGCGGTATTCGACAAGGGCATCATCCAGCAGATCGACTCCGCGGAGCGCCTGTACGAAGAGCCGACCAACGCCTTCGTCGCCAACTTCATCGGCGAAAACAATGCACTGGTCGGCAAGGTCGAGCGCATCGAGGGTCACCACTGCGATGTGCGCCTGGATTGCGGCACGCTGATCCGCGCCCGCACCGGCAATGTGTCGACCGGCGACCGCACCCTGGTATCAGTGCGCCCCGAGCGCGTCGTGCTCGACGAATCGGCCAACAGCTGCGCCAATTTCCTCGACGCCGTGGTGAAGGAGTTCATCTACCTCGGCGATCAGGTCCGCATTCGCGTCGACCTGTGTGGCAATCACGATTTCACCATCAAGACCCCGATCTCCAATCTCGATCATTCGCTCAGGAGCGGAGACCGGATTCGCATCGGCATGGACGCGGCACACATGCGTGCGCTCGAGCCCCTGCCGGCAGCCTGA
- a CDS encoding ABC transporter permease: MLQPYASPLERVWHYGLRGLVGIVLLFLILPILVIVPLSFNADTFLMYPMAGFSMRWYEEIFSSGQWQQAMMNSLIVSPLSTLLAMVLGTLAAIGLVRADFPGKALLTAILISPMVVPVVIVGVAMYIFFAPLGLTGSYTGLVIAHAVLGVPFVVTTVTATLQGFDFNLVRAASSLGANPVVAFFKVTLPLVAPGIISGGLFAFATSFDEVVVTLFLASPEQTTLPRQMFSGIRENISPAIAAVATILILLSTLMLVTLEWLRRRNERIRGKRA; encoded by the coding sequence ATGCTGCAACCCTATGCATCCCCGCTGGAACGTGTCTGGCACTACGGCCTGCGTGGCCTGGTCGGCATCGTGCTGCTGTTCCTGATCCTGCCGATCCTGGTCATCGTGCCGCTGTCCTTCAACGCCGACACCTTCCTGATGTACCCGATGGCCGGTTTCTCGATGCGCTGGTACGAGGAGATCTTCAGCTCCGGGCAGTGGCAGCAGGCAATGATGAACAGCCTGATCGTGTCGCCACTGTCGACCCTGCTGGCCATGGTGCTCGGCACGCTGGCGGCGATCGGCCTGGTCCGCGCCGACTTTCCGGGCAAGGCGCTGCTGACCGCAATCCTGATTTCACCCATGGTGGTGCCGGTGGTGATCGTCGGCGTGGCGATGTACATCTTCTTCGCCCCGCTCGGCCTCACCGGCAGCTACACCGGCCTGGTCATCGCCCACGCTGTGCTCGGCGTGCCCTTCGTCGTGACCACGGTCACCGCCACGCTGCAGGGCTTCGACTTCAACCTGGTGCGCGCCGCCTCCAGCCTCGGCGCCAACCCGGTCGTCGCCTTCTTCAAGGTCACGCTGCCGCTGGTCGCGCCCGGCATCATCTCCGGCGGCCTGTTTGCGTTTGCCACCTCCTTCGACGAAGTCGTGGTCACGCTCTTCCTTGCCAGCCCCGAGCAGACCACGCTGCCACGGCAGATGTTCTCCGGCATCCGCGAGAACATCAGCCCCGCGATTGCTGCCGTCGCCACCATCCTGATCCTGCTGTCCACCCTGATGCTGGTCACCCTCGAATGGCTGCGCCGCCGCAATGAACGCATCCGCGGCAAGCGCGCCTGA
- a CDS encoding ABC transporter substrate-binding protein: MKMKLSRSLIQGAIATAALVMAGSAAADVTVISFGGANQKAQVKAFYEPFAASKAGNVTPGEYNGEQAKIKAMVEAGNVTWDVVEVESPELLRGCEEGLYEKIDYSKVGAKSEFLPKTVSECGVGIFVWSTALAYNADRLKTAPTSWADFWDVKKFPGKRGLRKGAKYTLEFALLADGVKADDVYKVLGTKAGVERAFKKLDQIKGDIQWWEAGAQPPQLLASGDVVMSSVYNGRIAAAQKEGKNLKIVWNGSIYDVDSWAIPKGSPKRDEAYRFIKFASQAENQRVFSAEIPYGPTNAKAVSGMDPKVAADLPTAPENLKGAFATDTEFWVEHGEDLEQRFNAWAAR, encoded by the coding sequence ATGAAAATGAAGCTCAGCAGGTCCCTGATTCAAGGCGCTATCGCCACCGCAGCACTGGTCATGGCCGGTAGCGCGGCCGCCGATGTCACCGTGATCTCGTTCGGTGGTGCCAATCAGAAGGCCCAGGTCAAAGCCTTCTACGAGCCCTTTGCCGCGTCCAAGGCCGGTAACGTCACCCCGGGCGAGTACAACGGCGAACAGGCCAAGATCAAGGCCATGGTCGAAGCCGGCAACGTGACCTGGGACGTGGTGGAAGTCGAATCGCCCGAACTGCTGCGCGGCTGTGAAGAAGGCCTGTACGAGAAGATCGACTACAGCAAGGTCGGCGCCAAGTCGGAATTCCTGCCGAAGACCGTCTCGGAATGTGGCGTCGGCATCTTCGTGTGGTCGACCGCGCTGGCCTACAACGCCGACAGGCTCAAGACGGCACCGACCTCCTGGGCCGATTTCTGGGACGTGAAGAAATTCCCCGGCAAGCGCGGTCTGCGCAAGGGCGCCAAGTACACCCTCGAATTCGCACTGCTGGCCGACGGCGTCAAGGCCGACGACGTATACAAGGTGCTGGGCACCAAGGCGGGCGTCGAGCGTGCGTTCAAGAAGCTCGACCAGATCAAGGGCGACATCCAGTGGTGGGAAGCCGGTGCACAGCCGCCGCAGCTGCTCGCGTCGGGCGACGTGGTGATGAGCTCGGTCTACAACGGCCGTATCGCCGCCGCGCAGAAGGAAGGCAAGAACCTGAAGATCGTGTGGAACGGCAGCATCTACGACGTCGATTCGTGGGCCATCCCGAAGGGTTCGCCGAAGCGTGACGAGGCCTACCGCTTCATCAAGTTCGCCAGCCAGGCTGAGAACCAGCGCGTCTTCTCCGCCGAGATTCCTTACGGCCCGACCAACGCCAAGGCTGTGAGCGGCATGGATCCGAAGGTCGCAGCCGACCTGCCGACCGCACCCGAGAACCTGAAGGGCGCCTTCGCCACCGACACCGAATTCTGGGTCGAGCACGGTGAAGACCTCGAGCAGCGCTTCAACGCCTGGGCTGCACGCTAA
- a CDS encoding diguanylate cyclase domain-containing protein, giving the protein MARFPSSVLAACVRRPLRSIRIVVGLGCLFVLAFLWRDLILAQDAAEAGERERIRAEAAMQARAAGDSIQATINSFDFVLRSAREAVLAGPKPLDVLGRIVTESIAQDLVIQLFHIDDQGFPSYSSLGPVRTNFLGDRAYFRSLAGATEDRLVVSDVVLGRLSNKWSIQFARRVTGADGAFRGVVSLAVSPDAWVAKLKSFELGQSDLFAVLSADGAYLMRTLYGGGYYGKYVPPDRPFLLHPEQMEGDYVTSGALDGINRQFSWVRLPSGLIVAMGIGLDEALAPVQRLNHQSFLRALVLSSLLLLASAALVVALGRYEKVVEASQEREAHYRSVFDNMAEGIMVVDAHERISGINPAFTAITGYGLDEVVGRSPALLSPSVPGARNLGTIIGRHPAGSWDDDFDGLRWNGETYTGHVTLSVVRGTDGRMANRIVLLADVTERRRKDEEIWRQANFDILTGLPNRALMMDRLERMISHARRHPSMVVVLFVDLDRFKPVNDNFGHDTGDLLLCEVARRLEALFRDEDTVARMGGDEFVVLMPRNADKAAVEATATKIVESLSRPFQIGDQALEISCSVGIARFPDDGDTAAVLLHKADVAMYRAKEMGRATWST; this is encoded by the coding sequence ATGGCGCGATTCCCATCAAGCGTTCTTGCCGCCTGTGTGAGACGACCGCTGCGATCGATCCGAATCGTGGTCGGTCTTGGCTGCCTGTTTGTGCTTGCGTTTCTGTGGCGCGACCTGATCCTGGCTCAGGACGCGGCCGAGGCGGGCGAGCGCGAGCGTATCCGGGCCGAGGCGGCAATGCAGGCGCGTGCAGCAGGCGACTCGATTCAGGCAACGATCAACAGCTTCGACTTTGTTCTGCGCAGCGCCCGCGAGGCGGTTCTTGCCGGACCGAAGCCGCTCGACGTGCTGGGGCGGATCGTCACCGAATCGATTGCGCAGGACCTCGTCATTCAGCTGTTCCATATCGATGATCAGGGGTTTCCGTCGTACTCATCGCTGGGGCCGGTGCGGACGAATTTTCTGGGTGACCGGGCCTATTTCAGGTCGCTCGCCGGGGCCACCGAGGACAGGCTCGTGGTCAGCGATGTGGTGCTCGGGCGCCTGTCCAACAAGTGGAGCATCCAGTTTGCGCGCCGGGTGACGGGTGCCGACGGGGCGTTCAGGGGGGTGGTCTCGCTCGCGGTGTCTCCCGACGCCTGGGTGGCCAAGCTGAAGTCCTTCGAGCTTGGTCAAAGCGACCTCTTTGCGGTACTTAGTGCCGATGGTGCCTATCTGATGCGAACGCTCTACGGCGGTGGGTACTACGGCAAATACGTGCCGCCTGACAGGCCCTTCCTTCTGCACCCCGAGCAGATGGAAGGTGATTACGTCACGTCGGGTGCGCTCGACGGGATAAACCGGCAGTTTTCCTGGGTTCGCCTGCCTTCGGGGCTGATTGTCGCCATGGGTATCGGGCTCGACGAAGCACTGGCACCCGTTCAGAGGCTCAATCACCAGTCATTTTTGCGCGCGCTGGTATTGAGCAGTCTGTTGCTGCTGGCCAGCGCTGCACTGGTGGTTGCACTCGGCCGCTACGAAAAGGTGGTGGAGGCTTCGCAGGAGCGGGAGGCGCACTATCGCAGCGTGTTCGATAACATGGCGGAAGGCATCATGGTGGTCGACGCCCATGAGCGGATTTCCGGCATCAATCCCGCGTTTACTGCGATCACCGGTTATGGGCTGGATGAAGTCGTGGGGCGCAGTCCGGCCCTGCTGTCGCCGAGCGTTCCGGGGGCGCGCAACCTGGGTACGATCATCGGTCGTCACCCCGCCGGCAGCTGGGACGACGATTTCGACGGGCTGCGCTGGAACGGCGAAACCTATACCGGCCACGTAACGCTTTCCGTGGTGCGTGGCACGGACGGCAGGATGGCGAATCGAATCGTGCTGCTCGCCGATGTCACCGAGCGGCGGCGCAAGGACGAGGAAATCTGGCGTCAGGCCAACTTCGACATTCTCACCGGCCTGCCCAACCGGGCCTTGATGATGGACCGCCTCGAACGCATGATCAGCCATGCGCGGCGTCATCCGTCGATGGTGGTGGTGCTGTTCGTCGATCTCGATCGCTTCAAGCCGGTCAACGACAACTTCGGGCACGACACCGGGGATCTGCTGTTGTGCGAGGTGGCGCGCAGGCTCGAAGCCCTGTTCCGGGACGAGGATACGGTGGCGCGCATGGGGGGCGACGAGTTCGTGGTGCTGATGCCGCGCAACGCCGACAAGGCGGCGGTTGAGGCAACGGCGACCAAGATCGTCGAGAGCCTGTCGCGGCCGTTCCAGATCGGCGATCAGGCGCTCGAAATTTCCTGCAGTGTCGGGATTGCGCGTTTCCCTGACGACGGCGACACCGCGGCGGTGCTGCTGCACAAGGCGGACGTTGCCATGTATCGTGCCAAGGAGATGGGGCGCGCGACCTGGAGTACCTGA
- a CDS encoding ABC transporter permease, producing MTAASNTADALVAPAASAPSLKKRLRRAEMRKKLLYGALILPLAVFLLVAFVWPIASLLTRSVDNPEVHENLPLTLRELKAWDGKDLPSAAAFSALAEELESAKGSPAIAEIAKRLNREETGYRSLIMKTARKLPLPAEASSQSALIDIDARWGEAEIWQAIRRSGSATTPFYLLAAIDRSINADGDIVTAPPEEAVYVNVLMRTFWMSLIVTGLCLVLGFPVAYLMAKLATKQSNMLMFFVLLPFWTSVLVRVAAWIILLQNEGLINKALIGLGITDAPMQLLFNRIGVYVSMVHILLPFMVLPLYSVMKGISPVYVRAAISLGCPPFKSFWKVYFPQTLPGIGAGALLVFIMCMGYYITPALLGSPQEQMVSYFIAFYTNQTINWGMAAALSAVLLAATLVLYMIYARYLGPTRVKLVKPR from the coding sequence ATGACTGCTGCCTCCAACACTGCTGATGCGCTGGTCGCCCCTGCCGCATCCGCGCCGTCGCTGAAAAAGCGCCTGCGCCGTGCCGAGATGCGCAAGAAGCTCCTGTACGGCGCCCTGATCCTGCCCCTCGCCGTCTTCCTGCTGGTGGCCTTCGTGTGGCCGATCGCATCGCTGCTGACGCGCAGCGTGGACAACCCGGAAGTTCATGAAAACCTGCCACTCACGCTGCGCGAACTGAAGGCGTGGGATGGCAAGGACCTCCCCTCCGCAGCGGCCTTCTCCGCGCTGGCAGAGGAACTGGAGTCCGCCAAGGGCAGCCCGGCGATTGCCGAGATCGCCAAGCGCCTCAACCGTGAGGAAACCGGTTACCGCAGCCTGATCATGAAAACCGCGCGCAAGCTCCCCTTGCCTGCGGAGGCAAGCTCGCAGAGCGCGCTGATCGACATCGACGCACGTTGGGGCGAGGCCGAAATCTGGCAGGCCATCCGCCGCTCGGGCAGCGCCACCACACCGTTCTACCTGCTCGCGGCCATCGACCGCAGCATCAATGCAGACGGCGACATCGTCACCGCGCCGCCGGAAGAGGCCGTCTATGTGAACGTGCTGATGCGCACCTTCTGGATGAGCCTGATCGTGACCGGGCTGTGCCTCGTGCTCGGCTTCCCGGTCGCCTACCTGATGGCCAAGCTGGCGACGAAGCAAAGCAACATGCTGATGTTCTTCGTGCTGCTGCCGTTCTGGACCTCGGTGCTGGTGCGTGTCGCCGCGTGGATCATCCTGCTGCAGAACGAGGGCCTGATCAACAAGGCACTGATCGGACTGGGCATCACCGATGCGCCGATGCAGCTGCTGTTCAACCGTATCGGCGTCTATGTGTCCATGGTGCACATCCTGCTGCCCTTCATGGTTCTGCCGCTGTACTCGGTGATGAAGGGCATCTCGCCGGTGTATGTCCGTGCCGCGATCTCGCTCGGTTGCCCGCCGTTCAAGAGCTTCTGGAAAGTGTATTTCCCCCAGACCCTGCCCGGCATCGGCGCCGGCGCGCTGCTCGTCTTCATCATGTGCATGGGCTACTACATCACCCCCGCACTGCTGGGCAGCCCGCAGGAACAGATGGTGAGCTACTTCATCGCCTTCTACACCAACCAGACCATCAACTGGGGCATGGCTGCCGCGCTCTCCGCCGTCCTGCTCGCCGCCACGCTGGTGCTCTACATGATCTATGCCCGCTACCTTGGCCCCACCCGGGTCAAGCTGGTCAAGCCGCGCTGA
- a CDS encoding DUF2798 domain-containing protein, whose protein sequence is MAGIMAFLMTAIITWLNLGFPPDFFLRWVKAFIVAWPLAAIAAFMAIPIAQRATVKILAWLAR, encoded by the coding sequence ATGGCGGGCATCATGGCCTTCCTGATGACCGCGATCATCACCTGGCTCAATCTCGGTTTTCCGCCGGACTTTTTTCTGCGCTGGGTCAAGGCCTTCATCGTGGCCTGGCCGCTGGCTGCGATTGCCGCCTTCATGGCGATTCCGATTGCGCAGCGCGCGACAGTGAAGATTCTTGCCTGGCTGGCGCGGTGA